In Juglans microcarpa x Juglans regia isolate MS1-56 chromosome 4S, Jm3101_v1.0, whole genome shotgun sequence, a single window of DNA contains:
- the LOC121262282 gene encoding EG45-like domain containing protein 2 — MHVIHAYIHIYNVVHDDHFPSKDYYSILAFGRPPSQLCVRIMSPPHYLIFSGCLFLLLLLQLFPVFQADVGTAARYRPPYTPTACFGNDEGQFPSTNLFASAGEGIWDNGAACGRQYLVRCISAAVPRTCVPDETIQIRIVDRALTSVSRPSRDAVTMVLSTSAFRTIANLSVASINIEFQQV, encoded by the exons atgcatgtcatacatgcatatatacatatatataatgttgtTCATGATGATCACTTTCCATCTAAAGATTATTACTCTATTTTGGCATTTGGCAGGCCTCCCTCCCAGCTGTGTGTCAG GATCATGTCTCCGCCTCATTACCTAATCTTCTCGGGGTGCCTTTTTCTACTGCTCCTACTACAGCTCTTTCCCGTCTTCCAAGCTGATGTTGGCACAGCTGCCCGCTACCGGCCTCCATACACAC CCACAGCTTGTTTTGGAAACGACGAGGGACAGTTCCCGTCGACCAACTTGTTCGCGTCAGCCGGCGAGGGGATATGGGATAATGGCGCTGCTTGCGGGAGACAATATCTGGTGCGGTGCATTAGCGCGGCTGTTCCAAGAACCTGCGTTCCAGACGAGACCATTCAGATAAGGATTGTGGATCGTGCGCTCACTTCGGTTTCTAGGCCATCAAGGGATGCCGTTACCATGGTTCTTTCCACCTCTGCATTTCGTACAATCGCCAACCTTTCGGTTGCCTCCATTAACATCGAATTCCAACA GGTTTGA
- the LOC121262277 gene encoding 3-ketoacyl-CoA synthase 11-like, with the protein MSEFNPNANEPLIRPSTYSRKLPDFKQSVKLKYVKLGYHYLITHGMYLFLSPLLIVVAAQLSTCSLESLYELWDHLQYNLISVILCSTLLVFLLTLYFLTRPRPVYLVDFSCYKPEDARKCTRQIFMDRSCSTGTFTKENLEFQRKILERSGLGESTYLPESVLRVPPNLSMAEARKEAEAVMFGALDQLFDKTCLKPKDVGILIVNCSLFNPTPSLSAMVINHYKLRGNIVSYNLGGMGCSAGLISIDLAKDLLQVHPNSLALVISMENITLNWYFGNDRSMLVSNCLFRMGGAAILLSNKRSDWRGSKYQLVHTVRTHKGANDKCFSCVTQQEDSIGKIGVSLSKDLMAVAGEALKTNITTLGPLVLPMSEQMLFFATLFGRKLFKMKLKPYIPDFKLAFEHFCIHAGGRAVLDELEKNLQLSDWHMEPSRMTLHRFGNTSSSSLWYELAYTEAKGRVKKGDRIWQIAFGSGFKCNSAVWNALRTVNPGKGENPWIDEIHQFPVNVPRVSAI; encoded by the coding sequence ATGTCAGAATTCAATCCAAATGCAAACGAGCCATTGATTCGACCGTCCACATATTCGCGAAAGCTTCCAGATTTCAAACAATCCGTGAAGCTGAAATATGTGAAACTTGGCTACCACTACCTCATAACCCATGGAATGTACCTTTTTCTATCGCCTCTCCTCATTGTAGTCGCAGCACAGCTCTCTACTTGTTCACTCGAAAGTCTCTATGAGCTTTGGGACCATCTCCAATACAATCTCATATCCGTGATTCTATGCTCAACACTCCTGGTCTTCTTACTGACCCTTTATTTCCTTACTCGTCCCCGCCCTGTTTACCTCGTTGACTTCTCATGCTATAAGCCTGAGGATGCTCGGAAATGCACGAGGCAGATATTTATGGATCGGTCCTGTTCGACGGGGACGTTCACCAAGGAAAACCTGGAGTTCCAAAGGAAAATTCTGGAAAGGTCGGGTCTTGGGGAGTCAACATATCTTCCTGAATCAGTTCTGAGGGTTCCTCCAAATCTGTCAATGGCAGAAGCGAGGAAAGAAGCTGAGGCAGTGATGTTTGGTGCTCTTGATCAGCTTTTTGACAAGACATGTTTGAAACCAAAagatgttgggattttaattgtGAATTGTAGCTTGTTTAACCCAACACCATCACTATCTGCAATGGTTATTAACCATTACAAACTTCGAGGGAATATTGTTAGTTATAATCTGGGCGGGATGGGTTGCAGTGCTGGTTTGATATCCATTGATCTTGCTAAAGATCTTCTTCAAGTTCATCCCAATTCACTTGCCTTGGTGATTAGCATGGAGAACATCACTTTGAATTGGTATTTTGGGAATGATAGATCGATGCTTGTTTCAAATTGTTTGTTTAGAATGGGAGGAGCCGCAATTTTGCTTTCGAACAAGAGGTCTGACTGGCGCGGATCCAAGTATCAATTGGTtcataccgttcgaacccaCAAAGGTGCCAACGATAAGTGCTTCTCTTGTGTTACTCAACAAGAGGATTCCATTGGAAAGATTGGAGTTTCTTTGTCTAAGGATCTAATGGCAGTTGCTGGGGAAGCTTTGAAGACTAACATAACTACCTTGGGTCCTCTTGTGTTGCCAATGTCTGAACAAATGCTCTTCTTTGCCACATTGTTTGGGAGAAAACTTTTCAAGATGAAGTTGAAGCCTTATATTCCAGACTTTAAACTGGCTTTTGAGCATTTCTGCATTCACGCTGGAGGAAGAGCTGTGCTGGATGAATTGGAGAAGAATTTGCAGCTTTCAGATTGGCATATGGAACCTTCAAGAATGACACTCCACCGTTTTGGCAACACCTCCAGCAGCTCTTTGTGGTATGAATTGGCTTATACAGAAGCCAAGGGGAGGGTGAAGAAGGGAGACAGAATATGGCAGATCGCATTTGGGTCTGGGTTCAAATGTAACAGTGCAGTTTGGAATGCTCTACGCACTGTAAATCCAGGAAAGGGGGAGAACCCATGGATAGACGAGATCCACCAGTTTCCAGTGAATGTTCCTAGGGTCTCAGCCATTTGA
- the LOC121262281 gene encoding uncharacterized protein LOC121262281 isoform X4, protein MSLCSSFSSPPRSLSFFSKTRPFKDDPKPLATSRFRASADVPDFLSADWLESRKKRPFGPRLNFGAEEAVQYQLDALKYNDQPRQDYGIEVMYRFAGFDPFERSTYFGPFFDLGQNRFKQRVWIQGSRPEEEEIFQFTMVQRVGGSWDGYWLTESLLHDGDAFTGGLAY, encoded by the exons ATGTCGCTCTGTTCATCTTTCTCGTCTCCACCCCgttccctctctttcttctccaAAACCAGACCCTTCAAAGACGATCCCAAACCCCTTGCAACCTCTCGCTTCAGAGCTTCTGCCGACGTTCCCGATTTTCTCTCTGCCGATTG GCTTGAATCTCGTAAGAAGAGACCTTTTGGCCCAAGATTAAAT TTTGGTGCAGAAGAAGCTGTCCAGTACCAGCTTGATGCACTCAAATACAACGACCAGCCCCGTCAAGATTATGGCATCGAGGTTATGTACAGG TTTGCTGGATTCGATCCTTTTGAAAGGTCCACCTATTTTGGGCCCTTTTTCGATTTGGGACAG AACCGATTCAAGCAGAGAGTTTGGATACAAGGAAGTCGCCcggaggaagaagaaatatttcagTTTACCATGGTTCAG AGGGTTGGTGGTTCTTGGGATGGTTATTGGCTGACGGAAAGTCTACTTCACGATGGAGATGCTTTTACAGGTGGATTGGCTTACTGA
- the LOC121262281 gene encoding uncharacterized protein LOC121262281 isoform X2, producing the protein MSLCSSFSSPPRSLSFFSKTRPFKDDPKPLATSRFRASADVPDFLSADWLESRKKRPFGPRLNFGAEEAVQYQLDALKYNDQPRQDYGIEVMYRFAGFDPFERSTYFGPFFDLGQFERFRRIFHHSTYRVLLGHKDRKILSSLFVEENRFKQRVWIQGSRPEEEEIFQFTMVQRVGGSWDGYWLTESLLHDGDAFTGGLAY; encoded by the exons ATGTCGCTCTGTTCATCTTTCTCGTCTCCACCCCgttccctctctttcttctccaAAACCAGACCCTTCAAAGACGATCCCAAACCCCTTGCAACCTCTCGCTTCAGAGCTTCTGCCGACGTTCCCGATTTTCTCTCTGCCGATTG GCTTGAATCTCGTAAGAAGAGACCTTTTGGCCCAAGATTAAAT TTTGGTGCAGAAGAAGCTGTCCAGTACCAGCTTGATGCACTCAAATACAACGACCAGCCCCGTCAAGATTATGGCATCGAGGTTATGTACAGG TTTGCTGGATTCGATCCTTTTGAAAGGTCCACCTATTTTGGGCCCTTTTTCGATTTGGGACAG TTTGAACGGTTTAGGCGGATTTTTCATCATTCAACCTATCGCGTTTTACTTGGTCATAAGGATCGAAAGATTCTTAGCAGTTTGTTTGTGGAGGAG AACCGATTCAAGCAGAGAGTTTGGATACAAGGAAGTCGCCcggaggaagaagaaatatttcagTTTACCATGGTTCAG AGGGTTGGTGGTTCTTGGGATGGTTATTGGCTGACGGAAAGTCTACTTCACGATGGAGATGCTTTTACAGGTGGATTGGCTTACTGA
- the LOC121262281 gene encoding uncharacterized protein LOC121262281 isoform X1, which yields MSLCSSFSSPPRSLSFFSKTRPFKDDPKPLATSRFRASADVPDFLSADWLESRKKRPFGPRLNKKLSSTSLMHSNTTTSPVKIMASRLCTGLLDSILLKGPPILGPFSIWDSLNGLGGFFIIQPIAFYLVIRIERFLAVCLWRRYKWLIICMNRFKQRVWIQGSRPEEEEIFQFTMVQRVGGSWDGYWLTESLLHDGDAFTGGLAY from the exons ATGTCGCTCTGTTCATCTTTCTCGTCTCCACCCCgttccctctctttcttctccaAAACCAGACCCTTCAAAGACGATCCCAAACCCCTTGCAACCTCTCGCTTCAGAGCTTCTGCCGACGTTCCCGATTTTCTCTCTGCCGATTG GCTTGAATCTCGTAAGAAGAGACCTTTTGGCCCAAGATTAAAT AAGAAGCTGTCCAGTACCAGCTTGATGCACTCAAATACAACGACCAGCCCCGTCAAGATTATGGCATCGAGGTTATGTACAGG TTTGCTGGATTCGATCCTTTTGAAAGGTCCACCTATTTTGGGCCCTTTTTCGATTTGGGACAG TTTGAACGGTTTAGGCGGATTTTTCATCATTCAACCTATCGCGTTTTACTTGGTCATAAGGATCGAAAGATTCTTAGCAGTTTGTTTGTGGAGGAGGTATAAATGGCTTATCATTTGCATg AACCGATTCAAGCAGAGAGTTTGGATACAAGGAAGTCGCCcggaggaagaagaaatatttcagTTTACCATGGTTCAG AGGGTTGGTGGTTCTTGGGATGGTTATTGGCTGACGGAAAGTCTACTTCACGATGGAGATGCTTTTACAGGTGGATTGGCTTACTGA
- the LOC121262281 gene encoding uncharacterized protein LOC121262281 isoform X3 produces MSLCSSFSSPPRSLSFFSKTRPFKDDPKPLATSRFRASADVPDFLSADWLESRKKRPFGPRLNKKLSSTSLMHSNTTTSPVKIMASRLCTGLLDSILLKGPPILGPFSIWDSLNGLGGFFIIQPIAFYLVIRIERFLAVCLWRRTDSSREFGYKEVARRKKKYFSLPWFRGLVVLGMVIG; encoded by the exons ATGTCGCTCTGTTCATCTTTCTCGTCTCCACCCCgttccctctctttcttctccaAAACCAGACCCTTCAAAGACGATCCCAAACCCCTTGCAACCTCTCGCTTCAGAGCTTCTGCCGACGTTCCCGATTTTCTCTCTGCCGATTG GCTTGAATCTCGTAAGAAGAGACCTTTTGGCCCAAGATTAAAT AAGAAGCTGTCCAGTACCAGCTTGATGCACTCAAATACAACGACCAGCCCCGTCAAGATTATGGCATCGAGGTTATGTACAGG TTTGCTGGATTCGATCCTTTTGAAAGGTCCACCTATTTTGGGCCCTTTTTCGATTTGGGACAG TTTGAACGGTTTAGGCGGATTTTTCATCATTCAACCTATCGCGTTTTACTTGGTCATAAGGATCGAAAGATTCTTAGCAGTTTGTTTGTGGAGGAG AACCGATTCAAGCAGAGAGTTTGGATACAAGGAAGTCGCCcggaggaagaagaaatatttcagTTTACCATGGTTCAG AGGGTTGGTGGTTCTTGGGATGGTTATTGGCTGA
- the LOC121262283 gene encoding V-type proton ATPase subunit c''2 isoform X2, with translation MSGSAAMTRDASTWAHALVKISPYTFSAIGIAVAIGVSVLGAAWGIYITGSSLIGAAVKAPRITSKNLISVIFCEAVAIYGVIVAIILQTKLESVPSSQIYAPESLRAGYAIFASGIIVGFANLVCGVCVGIIGSSCALSDAQNSSLFVKILVIEIFGSALGLFGVIVGIIMSAQASWPAKTV, from the exons ATGTCTGGCTCAGCAGCAATGACGAGAGATGCGTCCACTTGGGCTCACGCCCTGGTTAAGATCTCTCCCTACACTTTCTCCGCTATCGGCATCGCCGTCGCCATTGGCGTCTCTGTCCTGGGCGCCGCCTG GGGTATTTATATTACCGGAAGCAGCTTGATCGGTGCTGCAGTCAAAGCTCCTCGTATTACTTCCAAGAATCTAATTAG tgttaTCTTTTGTGAAGCTGTTGCTATTTATGGGGTTATCGTGGCAATTATTCTACAAACAAAATTAGAGAGCGTTCCATCATCACAGATTTATGCACCCGAGTCTCTTAGAGCAGGATATGCAATCTTCGCATCTGGGATTATTGTGGGCTTTGCAAACCTCGTCTGCGG GGTTTGTGTGGGAATCATTGGGAGCAGTTGCGCACTGTCTGATGCTCAAAACTCCTCTCTTTTTGTGAAGATTCTTGTGATTGAAATCTTTGGTAGTGCACTTGGGTTGTTTGGGGTGATTGTGGGAATTATTATGTCAGCTCAAGCATCATGGCCTGCAAAAACAGTGTAA
- the LOC121262283 gene encoding V-type proton ATPase subunit c''2 isoform X1, whose translation MSGSAAMTRDASTWAHALVKISPYTFSAIGIAVAIGVSVLGAAWGIYITGSSLIGAAVKAPRITSKNLISVIFCEAVAIYGVIVAIILQTKLESVPSSQIYAPESLRAGYAIFASGIIVGFANLVCGLMVCVGIIGSSCALSDAQNSSLFVKILVIEIFGSALGLFGVIVGIIMSAQASWPAKTV comes from the exons ATGTCTGGCTCAGCAGCAATGACGAGAGATGCGTCCACTTGGGCTCACGCCCTGGTTAAGATCTCTCCCTACACTTTCTCCGCTATCGGCATCGCCGTCGCCATTGGCGTCTCTGTCCTGGGCGCCGCCTG GGGTATTTATATTACCGGAAGCAGCTTGATCGGTGCTGCAGTCAAAGCTCCTCGTATTACTTCCAAGAATCTAATTAG tgttaTCTTTTGTGAAGCTGTTGCTATTTATGGGGTTATCGTGGCAATTATTCTACAAACAAAATTAGAGAGCGTTCCATCATCACAGATTTATGCACCCGAGTCTCTTAGAGCAGGATATGCAATCTTCGCATCTGGGATTATTGTGGGCTTTGCAAACCTCGTCTGCGGGTTAAT GGTTTGTGTGGGAATCATTGGGAGCAGTTGCGCACTGTCTGATGCTCAAAACTCCTCTCTTTTTGTGAAGATTCTTGTGATTGAAATCTTTGGTAGTGCACTTGGGTTGTTTGGGGTGATTGTGGGAATTATTATGTCAGCTCAAGCATCATGGCCTGCAAAAACAGTGTAA
- the LOC121262278 gene encoding protein ECERIFERUM 26 — MAENEIMYVCKRTVVSTKPVQPGKHHPLSVLDRHMEKNHLRVVCYYKGPRGQEEAGEITKRLRESLSEVLTHFPIMTGRLIQNDKGHWMIKCNDAGVRMVEARAKGNVEDWLGSVDRGREMMLVHWEDMYYKPYFWSTFYVQVTEFEEGGLAIGLSCIHLLADPTCATMFIKAWADTTLPRKMLAPPFFDPLPPRRPGNRIPNHKPYTALIDHYNFSLHNSNPSTDAKHTTITLAFSDHMVQACMDMTLSSSATPNKPSPSPFEALAGLFWVCISKVKSLRNGLLNMSICLDARKVLGLHKAFFGNCMIYNKVHLDGLEEHKLSQAARAIGEVVAKMDSEGIMDLIEWLEQNESLTPPLMNSCDLICSNLEVVDIHSSEFIEKLRPIQVSYYVEPVFGIGQVLIFPALPGEGPLGRVAMVTLPEDEVIKLCEDELLMQFSPTILMGVNRTHA; from the exons ATGGCCGAGAACGAGATCATGTATGTCTGCAAACGAACAGTTGTCAGCACCAAACCAGTCCAACCTGGAAAACACCATCCCTTATCAGTCTTGGATCGCCATATGGAGAAAAACCACCTTAGAGTAGTGTGCTACTACAAAGGGCCTAGGGGTCAGGAAGAGGCCGGAGAGATAACCAAAAGGCTCAGAGAGTCCCTATCGGAAGTGCTTACGCATTTTCCAATCATGACCGGAAGGTTAATCCAAAATGACAAAGGGCATTGGATGATCAAGTGTAACGATGCCGGAGTGAGGATGGTGGAAGCAAGGGCCAAAGGGAACGTGGAGGATTGGCTTGGAAGTGTTGATAGGGGCAGGGAGATGATGCTTGTGCATTGGGAAGACATGTACTACAAGCCATACTTTTGGTCTACATTTTATGTTCAG GTTACAGAATTTGAAGAAGGTGGACTAGCGATCGGCCTGAGCTGCATTCATCTCCTGGCGGATCCCACCTGTGCTACCATGTTCATCAAGGCTTGGGCTGACACAACTTTGCCACGAAAAATGCTTGCTCCTCCTTTCTTCGACCCACTGCCTCCCCGAAGACCTGGTAACAGAATACCCAACCACAAGCCTTACACTGCCTTAATTGATCACTACAACTTCTCCCTCCACAATTCCAATCCATCCACAGATGCAAAACACACAACTATAACCCTAGCATTTTCCGACCATATGGTCCAAGCCTGCATGGACATGACCCTATCCTCCTCTGCTACACCAAACAAGCCCAGCCCATCCCCCTTTGAGGCCCTAGCTGGGCTTTTCTGGGTCTGTATCAGCAAGgtgaaaagtttgagaaatggGCTACTAAACATGTCCATTTGTTTGGATGCAAGGAAAGTTCTGGGCTTACACAAAGCTTTTTTTGGGAATTGCATGATCTATAATAAGGTCCATTTGGATGGTTTGGAAGAACACAAGCTGTCACAAGCTGCTAGAGCTATAGGAGAAGTGGTGGCAAAAATGGACAGTGAGGGGATCATGGATTTAATCGAGTGGCTTGAACAAAACGAAAGCCTAACACCTCCATTGATGAATAGCTGTGATCTGATTTGTTCTAACTTGGAGGTTGTGGACATACATTCCAGCGAATTTATTGAAAAGCTCCGCCCAATTCAGGTTTCTTATTATGTTGAGCCAGTGTTTGGAATAGGGCAGGTTTTGATTTTTCCGGCTCTGCCGGGTGAGGGTCCATTGGGCAGGGTGGCTATGGTTACGCTTCCTGAGGATGAGGTGATTAAACTGTGTGAAGATGAACTGCTTATGCAATTCTCTCCTACAATTCTGATGGGAGTGAATAGAACTCATGCTTGA
- the LOC121262280 gene encoding probable protein phosphatase 2C 22 yields MTMAAESKGCFAGENGSESDCQGRPPNPSSAAYRPCFSNERVAVPCNKSLIRHPSPIKTKTADVSVEPGIGVENPESEFIPIVRSGAWADVGFRSNMEDVYVCVDNFTRDNGLWNLTDVPSAFYGVFDGHGGKHAADFVCYHLPKFIVEDENFPRDIEKVVVSAFLQTDTAFADACSLDATLASGTTALTALVVGRLLVVANAGDCRAVLCRRGKAIEMSRDHKPICSKERKRIEASGGYVYDGYLNGQLNVARALGDWHVEGMKGQDGGPLSAEPELMSTKLTKEDEFLIIGCDGIWEVFMSQNAVDFARRRLQEHNDPALCSKDMVDEALKRNSGDNLAVVVVCFQSHPPPNLVAPRPRVHRSFSAEGLREVQSFLDSLAN; encoded by the exons ATGACAATGGCGGCAGAAAGTAAAGGGTGTTTCGCCGGAGAGAATGGAAGCGAGAGTGACTGTCAGGGTCGGCCTCCGAACCCTTCCTCTGCGGCGTATCGGCCTTGCTTTAGTAACGAGCGCGTCGCAGTACCGTGCAACAAATCACTCATTCGCCACCCGTCTCCC attAAGACGAAGACCGCAGACGTCTCTGTTGAACCGGGGATTGGCGTAGAGAATCCTGAGTCTGAGTTCATTCCAATTGTGCGCTCTGGAGCGTGGGCCGACGTTGGGTTTCGTTCAAACATGGAAGATGTATATGTTTGTGTTGACAACTTTACGAGGGATAATGGGCTTTGGAATCTCACTGATGTGCCCAGTGCCTTCTATGGG GTGTTTGATGGGCATGGAGGAAAGCATGCTGCTGACTTTGTCTGCTATCATTTGCCAAAGTTCATTGTTGAGGATGAAAACTTTCCAAGGGATATTGAGAAGGTTGTTGTTTCAGCATTTTTGCAAACTGACACTGCCTTTGCAGATGCTTGCTCTTTGGATGCAACCCTTGCGTCTGGCACTACTGCTTTAACAGCTCTTGTGGTTGGAAG GTTGTTGGTGGTGGCGAATGCTGGAGATTGTCGAGCTGTGCTCTGCCGCCGTGGCAAAGCGATTGAAATGTCAAGGGATCACAAACCAATCTGTAGCAAAGAGAGGAAGCGGATTGAGGCATCTGGAGGTTATGTTTATGATGGTTACCTTAACGGACAACTGAATGTTGCTCGTGCCCTGGGAGACTGGCATGTGGAAGGAATGAAAGGTCAGGATGGCGGTCCACTCAGTGCAGAGCCTGAGCTTATGTCTACAAAACTGACGAAGGAGGACGAATTCCTCATCATAGGCTGTGATGGGATATGGGAAGTATTTATGAGCCAAAATGCTGTTGATTTTGCTCGGCGCAGGCTTCAAGAGCACAATGACCCGGCCTTGTGTAGTAAGGATATGGTGGATGAGGCTTTGAAGAGGAATAGTGGGGATAATTTAGCCGTTGTAGTGGTCTGCTTTCAAAGCCATCCTCCCCCTAACTTGGTTGCCCCACGCCCCAGAGTGCACAGGAGCTTTTCTGCTGAAGGGTTGAGGGAGGTGCAAAGCTTCTTAGATAGCTTGGCAAATTAA
- the LOC121262775 gene encoding uncharacterized protein LOC121262775, with translation MAFATSCCLHLPPAAATPPSKPSLTPKVNHRVACRKKNEESWRNRCIIGMASMIIGLEISSNLTIIDETHFANNIAKENTSTLQLAVDSNGQQVTRWSDKRSCPAWRENSLETIMPENLPRPSVRRRWEAVGYDSKTAPPVKVIVKTTTRSNYCFSL, from the exons atggcCTTTGCAACCAGTTGCTGCCTGCATCTCCCTCCTGCAGCAGCAACCCCTCCTTCAAAACCTTCTCTCACTCCAAAAGTAAATCACCGAGTTGCATGCAG gaagaaaaatgaagaatcaTGGAGAAACCGATGCATTATAGGCATGGCTTCCATGATAATTGGATTGGAAATAAGCAGCAACTTAACGATCATTGACGAAACCCATTTTGCCAATAATATTGCCAAAGAAAACACGTCGACCTTGCAGCTCGCAGTAGACTCGAACGGTCAGCAAGTCACGAGATGGAGCGATAAACGAAGTTGCCCCGCTTGGCGAGAGAATTCCCTGGAGACCATCATGCCGGAGAACCTCCCCAGGCCGTCGGTTCGCCGGAGATGGGAGGCTGTTGGGTATGATTCGAAGACTGCCCCGCCGGTTAAAGTGATCGTCAAAACTACTACCAGAAGCAACTACTGCTTTTCTctgtaa